A window of Staphylococcus sp. 17KM0847 contains these coding sequences:
- the cmk gene encoding (d)CMP kinase: MTAINIALDGPAAAGKSTIAKRVAAALSMIYVDTGAMYRAITYYYLNHQDTFTDFKSLIEHINLQLTYDETKGQRVIVNDEDVTDFLRSNEVTDHVSYVASQGEVRTYLVETQQQLAKNKGIVMDGRDIGTTVLPDAEVKVYMVASVEERAARRLKDNQERGITSSLEQLKADIAERDAYDMNREISPLVKAQDAIEIDTTGMTIESVTQKIIELAHKVLSN; the protein is encoded by the coding sequence ATGACTGCTATTAATATTGCTTTAGATGGACCTGCAGCAGCTGGAAAAAGTACAATCGCTAAACGTGTCGCTGCTGCACTAAGTATGATCTATGTTGATACAGGTGCAATGTATCGCGCTATTACTTACTATTACTTGAATCATCAAGATACTTTTACTGATTTTAAAAGTTTGATAGAACATATCAATTTACAGCTCACATATGATGAAACAAAAGGACAACGTGTGATTGTAAATGATGAAGATGTTACTGACTTTTTACGCAGCAATGAAGTTACGGATCATGTATCTTATGTTGCCTCACAAGGAGAGGTTCGAACATATCTCGTGGAAACACAACAACAACTTGCTAAAAACAAAGGCATTGTAATGGATGGACGTGACATTGGAACAACTGTATTACCAGACGCAGAAGTCAAAGTTTACATGGTCGCTTCTGTTGAAGAGCGTGCCGCACGTCGACTTAAAGACAACCAAGAGCGTGGTATTACATCGTCACTAGAACAATTGAAAGCAGATATTGCTGAACGAGATGCTTATGATATGAATCGAGAAATTTCACCACTTGTTAAAGCACAAGATGCCATCGAGATTGATACGACAGGCATGACAATTGAAAGCGTAACGCAAAAAATTATTGAACTTGCACACAAAGTACTGTCAAATTAA